One part of the Cyclobacteriaceae bacterium genome encodes these proteins:
- the rplB gene encoding 50S ribosomal protein L2 — MALKKLKPVTPGTRHRLAPSFDDITSSKPEKSLLNTRKKTGGRNNNGRMTMRYIGGGHKQKLRVIDFKRDKSGVPATVKSIEYDPTRSARIALLFYADGAKSYIIAPSGLKVGQEVVAGADVAPEVGNALPLSKIPLGTVVHNVELKPGKGGAIARSAGSFVQLLARENGVATLKMPSGEMRTVLEVCQATVGSVSNADHMNESVGKAGRTRWKGKRPRTRAVAMNPVDHPMGGGEGRASGGHPRSRKGLIAKGKKTRHPKKYSDRQIISRRKK; from the coding sequence ATGGCGTTGAAAAAATTAAAGCCGGTAACACCAGGAACGCGACACAGACTCGCTCCTTCTTTTGATGACATAACCTCATCGAAGCCGGAGAAATCTTTGTTGAATACACGGAAAAAAACCGGAGGAAGAAACAATAACGGAAGAATGACCATGCGCTATATTGGCGGTGGACATAAGCAGAAGCTTCGTGTTATCGATTTTAAACGCGACAAATCCGGTGTACCGGCAACCGTTAAATCAATCGAATATGATCCAACCCGTTCAGCACGCATAGCTTTGCTATTCTATGCTGATGGTGCCAAGTCTTATATAATTGCTCCTTCAGGTTTAAAAGTTGGGCAAGAGGTAGTAGCTGGTGCCGATGTGGCGCCCGAGGTTGGAAACGCGCTGCCGCTCTCTAAAATTCCTTTAGGTACAGTTGTGCATAATGTAGAGTTGAAGCCTGGCAAAGGCGGGGCAATTGCCCGCAGTGCAGGTTCATTCGTACAACTGTTGGCCCGCGAAAATGGCGTGGCAACATTAAAAATGCCTTCTGGTGAAATGCGTACCGTGTTGGAGGTATGCCAGGCAACTGTTGGGTCAGTATCCAATGCTGATCACATGAATGAAAGCGTAGGTAAAGCTGGTCGTACGCGGTGGAAGGGTAAACGCCCTCGTACCCGTGCCGTTGCCATGAACCCGGTTGATCACCCGATGGGGGGTGGTGAAGGACGTGCATCCGGAGGACACCCACGTTCACGCAAGGGCTTAATTGCCAAGGGTAAGAAAACTCGTCACCCGAAGAAATATTCAGATCGACAAATTATATCCAGGAGGAAAAAATAA
- the rplW gene encoding 50S ribosomal protein L23, with protein MSVLKKPLVTEKVSALNEKGKYGFLVDIEANKVEIKKAVEKQYGVTVEQVNTMRVMGKQKSRYTKAGVLTGRKPNYKKAIVTLAEGEVIDFYSNV; from the coding sequence ATGAGCGTACTAAAGAAGCCCCTGGTTACTGAAAAGGTATCTGCTTTGAATGAAAAGGGCAAATACGGCTTCCTTGTAGACATTGAAGCCAACAAAGTTGAAATAAAGAAAGCTGTTGAAAAACAGTATGGCGTAACGGTTGAGCAGGTAAACACCATGCGCGTAATGGGTAAACAAAAATCCCGTTACACCAAAGCTGGTGTGCTTACAGGCCGCAAGCCTAATTATAAGAAGGCCATTGTAACACTGGCTGAAGGAGAAGTAATTGATTTTTACAGCAACGTATAA
- the rplD gene encoding 50S ribosomal protein L4, whose amino-acid sequence MEVSIVKYSGEQTGKKVNLSDAVFAIEPNDHAIYLDVKSFLANQRQGTHKSKQRNEIAGSSKKIKKQKGTGGARAGNIKNPQFKGGGRVFGPQPRDYSFKLNKKVKDLARKSALTYKAKDNAIAVLEDFNFEAPKTKQYINLLNALSLSDKKTLLVLSEASKNVVLSGRNLKNAKITTADQINTYDVMNADNVIFVESSVSKVENLLNKES is encoded by the coding sequence ATGGAAGTCAGCATCGTAAAATATAGTGGAGAGCAAACCGGTAAGAAAGTGAATCTTTCCGATGCCGTGTTTGCCATTGAACCTAATGATCATGCCATCTATCTGGATGTAAAGAGTTTCCTCGCTAACCAGCGCCAGGGAACACACAAATCCAAGCAACGTAACGAGATTGCCGGATCCAGCAAGAAGATCAAAAAGCAAAAGGGTACAGGCGGAGCGCGTGCAGGTAATATTAAAAACCCTCAGTTTAAAGGTGGTGGACGTGTGTTTGGCCCACAGCCCCGCGACTACTCATTTAAGCTAAACAAGAAAGTAAAAGACCTTGCACGTAAGTCTGCACTTACCTACAAGGCTAAAGATAATGCCATTGCCGTTCTGGAGGATTTCAATTTTGAAGCCCCGAAGACCAAGCAATACATTAACCTGCTTAATGCACTATCACTTAGCGACAAGAAAACCTTGCTGGTTTTGTCTGAAGCGAGTAAGAATGTTGTGTTATCCGGACGGAATTTAAAAAATGCAAAAATCACCACGGCCGATCAAATCAATACCTATGATGTGATGAATGCCGACAACGTAATTTTTGTAGAGAGCTCTGTAAGCAAGGTTGAAAACCTATTAAACAAAGAATCATGA
- the rplC gene encoding 50S ribosomal protein L3: MPGIIGRKVGMTSVYGPQGENIACTVIEAGPCVVTQVKNVETDGYRAVQLAFGEKKEKNSTRAHLGHVKKANTTPKRNIIEFRDFRKEFDGFIELGKEVRVQDVFKEGDFLDAVGTSKGKGFQGVVKRHGFSGVGEATHGQHNRLRAPGSMGNASFASRVPKGKRLAGRMGNDRVKVTNLQVVKIMPDQNLIVVSGSVPGAKNSTIILQK, translated from the coding sequence ATGCCTGGAATTATAGGACGAAAAGTAGGAATGACCAGTGTTTACGGACCGCAAGGCGAAAATATTGCCTGTACGGTTATCGAAGCAGGTCCCTGCGTAGTCACACAAGTAAAAAACGTAGAAACTGATGGCTACCGTGCCGTTCAGTTAGCCTTTGGTGAGAAGAAGGAAAAAAATTCTACACGCGCTCACCTTGGTCATGTAAAAAAGGCCAACACAACTCCCAAGCGTAACATTATTGAGTTTCGCGACTTCCGTAAAGAATTTGACGGATTCATCGAGCTTGGCAAGGAAGTTCGCGTTCAGGATGTTTTCAAGGAAGGTGACTTCCTGGATGCCGTAGGTACCTCAAAAGGTAAAGGTTTTCAGGGTGTTGTAAAGCGTCACGGCTTTAGTGGTGTGGGTGAAGCTACCCACGGCCAGCACAACCGCTTGCGCGCACCCGGTTCAATGGGTAATGCTTCGTTTGCTTCACGTGTACCAAAAGGAAAACGTTTGGCAGGCCGCATGGGTAACGATCGTGTAAAGGTTACAAACCTTCAGGTTGTAAAAATAATGCCCGACCAAAATCTGATTGTTGTTAGTGGCTCTGTTCCAGGAGCTAAAAACTCAACTATAATCCTACAGAAGTAA
- a CDS encoding iron ABC transporter permease, with translation MKRLFTLYPWLFLSALLVLLFLVNLSLGSVEIPVKDTLSILFGADPENPVWQQILIDFRLTKAMTCVFAGSSLALGGLMMQTLFRNPLAGPDVLGLSSGASLAVAILVMTSPAALSLITGPFSIAFAASVGSALIFMVVLGVANRVKDNTSLLLIGLMIGAATSSVVSILQFTSRSEDQHYFLVWTFGNMGGLNWPEVFLLGVVFLIGLTLSFLLSKPLNAWLLGNNYAQALGINLHRARILIIISTSVLAGSVTAFCGPIAFIGLAVPHLARLVIHTTNHRVLIPGTTLTGAAVMLLCDTVAQLPGSSLVLPINAITSLVGAPVVIWVIVRSKKVRV, from the coding sequence ATGAAAAGACTTTTCACCCTGTACCCATGGTTATTTTTATCAGCGCTTCTCGTCCTGTTATTTCTGGTTAATCTTTCATTGGGAAGTGTTGAAATCCCGGTAAAGGACACGCTTTCAATACTTTTTGGAGCTGACCCGGAAAACCCCGTATGGCAACAAATACTTATTGACTTCAGGCTTACAAAGGCCATGACGTGTGTTTTTGCCGGCAGTTCACTTGCGCTTGGCGGATTGATGATGCAAACCCTCTTTCGAAACCCTTTGGCCGGGCCAGATGTACTTGGATTAAGTTCGGGGGCAAGCTTGGCTGTTGCCATTTTGGTAATGACCAGCCCTGCCGCTTTATCACTCATTACCGGCCCTTTCTCAATAGCTTTTGCCGCCTCGGTTGGTTCTGCCCTTATCTTTATGGTTGTACTGGGTGTTGCCAATCGGGTAAAAGACAATACTTCACTTCTTTTGATCGGTTTAATGATTGGCGCAGCAACCTCATCGGTGGTTAGCATACTTCAGTTTACCAGCCGTTCTGAAGATCAGCATTATTTTTTGGTTTGGACCTTCGGGAACATGGGTGGGTTAAACTGGCCGGAAGTCTTCTTGCTGGGTGTGGTATTTCTGATTGGTCTCACCTTATCATTCCTTCTTTCCAAACCATTGAATGCCTGGCTTTTGGGTAACAACTATGCACAGGCTTTGGGGATTAATTTACATCGGGCTAGGATCCTCATCATTATCAGCACCAGTGTGTTGGCAGGATCTGTTACCGCTTTTTGCGGGCCGATAGCTTTTATAGGGCTGGCCGTACCCCATCTTGCACGGCTGGTTATCCATACCACCAATCACAGGGTTCTGATTCCGGGCACCACACTAACCGGTGCTGCTGTGATGCTGCTTTGTGATACCGTGGCGCAATTACCAGGTAGTTCTTTGGTGCTACCCATCAACGCCATCACTTCATTGGTAGGTGCACCAGTGGTTATTTGGGTTATTGTTAGAAGTAAAAAGGTTCGGGTATGA
- a CDS encoding ABC transporter ATP-binding protein has product MKRPENPLPKKLLWTDGLAVGYKVGGVDNRLLDNLNLAIHQGELVCFMGPNGIGKSTLIRTLAQLQLPIKGSVHTSQKEIVTGIEKNISLVLTDRITAVNMTVQELVTYGRYPYLDWNLKLTATDINIIHQAIAQTHIGNLAQKRLYELSDGQMQMAMIARALAQDTPLLLLDEPTAHLDLNNRVEIMNLLRNLAHYSGKGILVATHELDLALQTADTIWLAGKNKNILTGIPEDMVLNGAFDDIFQFKGFDLKTGKVFHQAWRNVSVALEGEGHEYLWTKNALERSGYSVDPTAPIAIRIMHHENQVEWIVHDRVFNSLQAMLKTLSP; this is encoded by the coding sequence ATGAAGCGACCTGAAAATCCTTTGCCAAAGAAATTATTATGGACTGATGGACTCGCTGTTGGCTACAAGGTTGGCGGTGTAGATAACCGCCTGCTCGATAACCTTAACCTGGCCATTCACCAAGGTGAACTTGTTTGTTTTATGGGGCCAAATGGAATAGGCAAGTCAACCTTGATTCGTACGCTCGCCCAATTGCAGTTACCCATTAAGGGCAGCGTGCACACCTCACAAAAAGAAATTGTAACGGGCATTGAAAAAAACATCTCCCTGGTACTTACAGACCGCATTACGGCCGTAAACATGACTGTTCAGGAATTGGTAACCTATGGCCGATATCCTTACCTCGATTGGAATTTAAAACTCACTGCGACAGATATCAACATTATTCACCAAGCCATCGCACAAACACACATTGGAAACCTGGCGCAAAAAAGACTTTATGAATTAAGCGATGGGCAGATGCAAATGGCTATGATTGCTCGTGCCCTTGCACAGGATACACCCCTGTTGCTTTTAGATGAACCCACAGCACACCTTGACCTGAACAATCGTGTAGAAATCATGAACCTGCTTCGCAACCTCGCACATTATTCAGGTAAGGGAATTTTAGTGGCAACACACGAACTGGACCTGGCGCTGCAAACAGCCGACACAATCTGGCTTGCGGGCAAAAACAAAAACATCCTTACCGGCATACCGGAAGACATGGTGTTGAATGGAGCCTTTGATGATATTTTCCAGTTTAAAGGATTCGATTTAAAAACCGGCAAAGTTTTTCATCAAGCCTGGCGCAATGTCTCGGTAGCCCTGGAAGGGGAAGGTCACGAATACTTGTGGACGAAAAATGCGCTGGAGCGAAGTGGTTATTCCGTTGATCCAACAGCACCTATAGCTATCCGCATCATGCATCATGAAAACCAAGTTGAATGGATTGTTCACGATCGCGTTTTCAATTCCTTGCAAGCTATGTTAAAAACTTTGTCACCCTGA
- the glgP gene encoding alpha-glucan family phosphorylase: MFDLVNLFPYKFNKQYAKPVAYFSMEFAIDQPLKIYSGGLGFLAGSHMRSAFELKQNMVGIGILWKKGYYDQERNEDQSMRVGFRNKEYSFLTDTGILFPITIHDARVYVKAFLLKPNVFKSAPVFLLTTDIEENDHLARTISHRLYDPNEATRISQSILLGAGGAKLLEVLGRETEIYHMNEGHALPLCFYLLDKFKSLEEVRRRVVFTTHTPEKAGNEEHNITLLEKMSFFNGLSMKQVEEYVYPENGTLNYTLTALRIAKKANGVSQLHGEVARNMWKDFKGICSIDAITNAQNKTYWHDYMLEKALAKDDDAKLVSRKKMLKKKLFRVVANQTGKLFDENILTLVWARRFAGYKRANLLLRDFERFTRIVSNKEFPVQIIWAGKPYPEDFESINIFNEIHWKIQGFKNCTILTGYELWLSGHLKRGSDVWLNNPRLYHEASGTSGMTAAMNGSINCSIPDGWVPEFAKHGKNAFIIEPAPDNLSVADKDKEEANRLYDLLENEVIPLYYKNPDRWVKMMKAGMKDVVPFFDSARMADEYYQKLYK, translated from the coding sequence ATGTTTGACCTGGTTAACCTATTCCCTTACAAATTCAATAAGCAGTACGCCAAACCTGTGGCTTACTTCTCCATGGAGTTTGCCATCGATCAGCCGTTGAAAATTTATTCTGGCGGTCTTGGCTTTTTGGCAGGCTCGCATATGCGCAGTGCCTTCGAGTTAAAGCAGAATATGGTTGGTATTGGCATACTTTGGAAGAAGGGCTATTATGATCAAGAGCGCAACGAAGACCAAAGCATGCGGGTTGGATTTCGCAACAAGGAATATTCTTTTTTAACGGATACCGGAATTCTGTTTCCCATAACCATACATGATGCACGTGTTTATGTAAAGGCATTCCTGTTGAAGCCGAACGTATTTAAAAGCGCCCCGGTATTTCTGTTAACCACCGATATAGAAGAGAACGATCACCTGGCCCGAACGATCAGTCACCGGTTATACGACCCCAATGAAGCAACCCGTATTTCTCAATCTATTTTATTGGGTGCCGGTGGCGCGAAATTGCTGGAGGTGTTGGGCCGCGAAACTGAGATCTATCACATGAACGAAGGTCACGCTCTTCCGCTTTGTTTCTACCTGCTCGATAAATTTAAAAGCCTGGAGGAAGTGCGCAGGCGCGTTGTATTCACCACCCACACACCCGAAAAAGCCGGCAACGAAGAACACAACATTACGTTGCTGGAAAAAATGAGTTTCTTCAACGGGTTATCCATGAAACAGGTTGAAGAATATGTTTATCCTGAAAACGGTACCTTAAACTATACGCTTACAGCATTACGAATTGCCAAAAAAGCAAATGGTGTTTCGCAGTTGCATGGTGAAGTAGCCCGCAACATGTGGAAGGATTTTAAAGGCATTTGCTCCATTGATGCCATTACCAACGCACAAAACAAAACCTATTGGCACGATTATATGCTTGAGAAGGCGTTGGCCAAAGATGATGATGCGAAACTGGTGAGCCGAAAAAAAATGCTCAAGAAAAAATTGTTCCGTGTGGTGGCCAATCAAACCGGAAAATTATTTGATGAAAATATTTTAACCCTTGTATGGGCCAGGCGGTTTGCCGGTTACAAACGGGCCAACCTGTTGCTTCGCGATTTTGAACGGTTTACCAGAATTGTGTCGAACAAAGAATTCCCCGTTCAGATCATCTGGGCAGGAAAACCTTACCCGGAAGATTTCGAAAGCATCAATATCTTCAACGAAATCCATTGGAAAATTCAAGGCTTTAAAAACTGCACCATTTTAACCGGCTACGAATTATGGCTTTCCGGCCACTTAAAAAGAGGCTCGGATGTGTGGCTGAACAATCCAAGGTTATACCACGAAGCGTCCGGCACTTCAGGTATGACAGCCGCCATGAACGGCTCCATCAATTGCTCCATCCCCGATGGATGGGTGCCTGAATTTGCCAAGCATGGGAAGAATGCCTTTATAATTGAGCCGGCACCCGATAATCTTTCCGTGGCTGATAAAGACAAGGAAGAAGCCAACAGGCTTTACGATTTATTGGAGAATGAAGTAATTCCGTTGTATTATAAAAACCCTGACAGGTGGGTTAAAATGATGAAGGCCGGAATGAAAGATGTAGTGCCGTTCTTTGATTCTGCCCGCATGGCTGATGAATACTATCAGAAGCTTTATAAATAG
- the msrB gene encoding peptide-methionine (R)-S-oxide reductase MsrB — translation MNKSIILLTSFLFYACMNFGQDMKSKIIEKEKPVVAEQKVFKTEEEWKKTLTPEQYQVLRQKGTERAYTGKYYKTNDKGVYSCAACDAELFTSDMKFDSDCGWPSFDKAMEGGKIKYEVDRAHGWVRTEIMCANCGSHLGHVFDDGPTITGKRYCVNSVSLNFYKEKKEEKK, via the coding sequence ATGAATAAGAGTATCATATTATTAACCTCATTTTTATTTTACGCGTGTATGAATTTCGGACAAGACATGAAATCAAAAATTATTGAAAAGGAGAAGCCGGTAGTGGCCGAGCAGAAAGTTTTTAAAACAGAGGAGGAATGGAAGAAAACCCTTACTCCCGAACAGTATCAGGTGCTTCGTCAAAAAGGTACAGAGCGCGCCTATACAGGTAAGTATTACAAGACCAACGACAAAGGTGTTTATTCGTGTGCGGCTTGCGATGCTGAATTATTTACATCCGATATGAAATTTGATTCCGATTGCGGGTGGCCCAGTTTTGATAAAGCCATGGAAGGCGGAAAGATCAAATATGAAGTTGACCGCGCACACGGCTGGGTACGTACCGAGATTATGTGTGCCAATTGTGGTTCTCACTTGGGTCATGTTTTTGATGACGGACCCACCATTACCGGAAAGCGATACTGTGTAAACTCCGTGTCACTCAATTTTTATAAAGAAAAGAAAGAGGAGAAGAAATAA
- a CDS encoding Crp/Fnr family transcriptional regulator — MTSTASLWYFESVNLYNVLCPHKTKELDKKHEFRQFKKDQFIYFPNDEADHIYMVAEGRVKIGHYLDDGKEVVSSILTKGEFFGELALAGEDKRRDFAQVMDNNTSICPLSIEALKALMKDDKELSFRLLKLVGLRLMRLERKLELLVFKDARTRIVEFLKDSASWKGKKVGYETMIPTKLTHKDIAALTGTSRQTVTTILNELKEQNLIYFDRRKILIRDLANLK; from the coding sequence ATGACAAGCACCGCATCCTTGTGGTATTTCGAAAGTGTAAACCTGTATAATGTTCTGTGTCCGCACAAAACCAAAGAACTGGATAAGAAGCATGAGTTCAGGCAGTTTAAAAAGGATCAGTTTATTTATTTTCCCAATGACGAGGCTGATCATATCTATATGGTAGCTGAGGGTAGAGTGAAAATTGGTCATTACCTGGACGATGGAAAAGAAGTGGTGAGTTCCATCCTAACAAAAGGTGAATTTTTTGGAGAGCTTGCCTTGGCAGGTGAGGATAAGCGCAGGGATTTTGCGCAGGTAATGGATAACAACACTTCTATTTGTCCATTGAGCATTGAAGCATTGAAAGCCTTGATGAAGGATGATAAGGAACTAAGTTTTCGGTTGTTGAAACTTGTTGGGCTTCGCCTGATGCGCCTGGAGCGAAAACTTGAGTTACTCGTATTTAAAGATGCCCGAACGCGCATTGTTGAGTTCTTAAAAGATTCAGCTTCGTGGAAGGGAAAAAAGGTTGGGTATGAAACCATGATCCCCACCAAACTTACCCATAAAGATATTGCTGCCCTTACCGGAACATCACGCCAAACGGTAACCACCATTTTGAATGAACTGAAAGAGCAGAACCTGATTTATTTCGATCGCAGAAAGATTCTTATCCGCGATTTGGCGAACCTGAAGTAG
- a CDS encoding MOSC domain-containing protein, which produces MPDLRLSEIWIYPIKSLGGIRLDKAIVLPKGLEHDRRWMLVDEQNRFITQREHPELALFQLTINNKQLTILHQANQQSVQFNINTHSTYAETVTIWDDQVQAFEVDQTISKWFSDQLKMKCRLMHFPETNSRPVDTAYAIKNDQVSLADGYPFLIIGQSSLDDLNKRLPDPISMQRFRPNFVFTGGDPYEEDHWKNFTIGEVKFVGVKNCSRCVLTTVDPKTGIKGKEPLQTLSTYRKRNNKIYFGHNVLAVTKGVVHAGDTIRLS; this is translated from the coding sequence ATGCCTGATCTACGGTTAAGTGAAATTTGGATATACCCGATAAAATCGCTGGGTGGAATTCGGTTAGATAAAGCCATAGTGCTGCCAAAAGGCTTGGAGCATGACAGGCGATGGATGCTGGTGGATGAACAAAACCGGTTTATAACTCAACGGGAACACCCTGAACTGGCGCTTTTTCAATTAACAATTAACAATAAGCAATTAACAATACTGCATCAGGCCAATCAGCAATCAGTTCAGTTCAATATAAATACCCATTCGACTTATGCTGAAACCGTAACCATTTGGGATGATCAGGTACAGGCATTTGAAGTTGATCAAACTATCAGCAAGTGGTTTTCCGATCAATTGAAAATGAAATGCCGGTTAATGCATTTTCCTGAAACCAATAGTCGCCCGGTAGATACTGCTTATGCTATCAAAAACGATCAGGTTAGTCTTGCTGATGGTTATCCGTTTTTAATCATTGGGCAATCTTCGTTAGATGATTTGAATAAACGGCTTCCTGACCCAATATCCATGCAGCGCTTCAGGCCAAACTTTGTGTTTACCGGAGGTGATCCTTACGAAGAAGATCATTGGAAAAATTTTACGATAGGCGAAGTAAAATTTGTAGGTGTCAAAAACTGTAGTCGGTGTGTGCTCACAACCGTTGATCCTAAAACGGGGATAAAAGGTAAAGAGCCACTACAAACCTTATCAACTTACAGGAAGCGCAACAACAAAATTTATTTCGGGCACAATGTGCTGGCCGTTACAAAAGGCGTTGTTCATGCAGGTGACACCATTCGCCTGTCCTGA
- the chrA gene encoding chromate efflux transporter, whose protein sequence is MKPSFTDALKFWLKLGFISFGGPAGQVAIMHEYLVDKKKWISESRFMHALNYCMILPGPEAQQLATYIGWLMHGTRGGLVAGILFVLPSMLILLGLSAVYVSFGNLPWIAALFNGLKPAVIAIVVVALLKIGKRSLLSVFHYGVALVAFVLIFFFNVPFPLIIIGAIGVAAVMRKYLPQLFATGSKAVQTSENNELEFYINNTTRLEDVGFNPLRFWNKVMVSAVLWLLPIVLFYFLLTDFAFWSKLSVFFTQAAFVTFGGAYAVLPYVAQVSVEKFQWLSSLQMIDGLALGETTPGPLIMILAFVGFMAGYNHFEQSIAMGALGLVTTTFYTFLPCFLFIFAGAPIIERTQENKSIKNILSIVTAAVVGVVLNLTIYLSVAVIFPNGFALNQLNLFPIVWTLASFIALYRFHINMIIWIGVSALAGLVVYYFG, encoded by the coding sequence ATGAAACCATCATTTACGGATGCGCTAAAATTCTGGCTGAAGCTTGGCTTCATCAGTTTTGGCGGCCCAGCCGGGCAGGTGGCCATCATGCACGAATACCTGGTGGATAAAAAAAAATGGATCAGTGAAAGCCGGTTTATGCATGCGTTGAACTATTGCATGATTTTACCCGGTCCGGAGGCGCAGCAACTGGCCACGTATATCGGCTGGTTGATGCACGGCACACGCGGTGGCCTGGTGGCGGGTATATTGTTTGTACTTCCATCCATGTTGATTTTACTTGGCTTAAGCGCGGTCTATGTATCGTTTGGAAATTTACCTTGGATAGCTGCTCTTTTTAACGGATTGAAACCGGCAGTAATTGCCATTGTAGTGGTGGCCTTACTCAAGATCGGTAAGCGTTCGCTGCTCAGTGTGTTTCACTATGGTGTGGCCTTAGTTGCATTTGTGTTGATTTTCTTTTTTAATGTCCCGTTTCCACTCATTATTATTGGAGCTATCGGAGTAGCTGCGGTAATGCGTAAATATTTGCCCCAACTGTTTGCAACGGGAAGCAAAGCCGTTCAGACTTCAGAAAATAATGAACTGGAGTTCTATATTAATAACACTACACGGTTAGAAGATGTCGGGTTTAATCCGCTTCGTTTCTGGAACAAGGTAATGGTTAGCGCGGTGCTATGGCTGTTGCCCATTGTATTGTTTTATTTCTTGTTAACTGATTTCGCTTTCTGGAGTAAGCTTTCGGTATTCTTTACGCAGGCTGCTTTTGTAACGTTTGGAGGCGCCTATGCCGTGTTGCCTTACGTGGCACAGGTGAGTGTGGAAAAATTTCAATGGCTTAGCAGCCTGCAAATGATTGATGGTTTGGCGTTAGGTGAAACTACACCTGGCCCGCTGATTATGATATTGGCCTTCGTAGGATTTATGGCAGGATACAATCATTTTGAGCAATCCATTGCAATGGGTGCGCTAGGTCTGGTTACTACTACCTTTTACACTTTTCTTCCATGCTTCCTGTTCATCTTTGCAGGTGCGCCAATAATTGAACGTACACAGGAAAATAAAAGCATTAAAAACATTTTATCGATTGTAACGGCTGCTGTTGTTGGTGTGGTGCTTAACTTAACGATTTACCTTAGTGTGGCCGTTATTTTTCCGAATGGGTTTGCGCTCAACCAGCTTAACTTGTTTCCCATCGTTTGGACGTTAGCTTCGTTCATTGCACTCTACAGATTTCACATAAATATGATCATCTGGATTGGTGTGAGTGCGTTGGCCGGTTTGGTGGTGTATTATTTTGGATGA